tatttcagttaatgtttattttaagtaattgcattttttcaaggattttaattttagttaacaataataaactaaatataaatatataaggcTAAATAAAAagctattaaaaatattttttgctaatttaaattaagctgaaataaaataacaaatattagaTGTAAaacataaactaaaaaaatttaaacacaATATTTGGCAcctagctaaaataaaatattaaaaaactaaacttattttattttggctAGGTGTCAAATattgtgtttacatttttttagtttatgttTTACAtctaatatttgttattttatttcagcttaatttaaattagcaaaatgattttgaataaaattacaaatgcatcctttaaaaaaagtaattacttaaaataaacattaactgaaataaaataaaatattaaaaactaaacttatttcagttaatgtttattttaagtaattactttttttaaaggatgcatttgtaattttattcaaaatcattttgctaatttaaattaagatgaaataaaataacaaatattagaTGTAAaacataaactaaaaaaatgtaaacacaatATTTGGCACCTagccaaaataaaataagtttagttttttaatattttattttattttagctaggTGCCAAATATTGTGtacttaaaataaacattaactgaaataaaataaaatattaaaaactaaacTTATTTCAgctaatgtttattttaagtaattacgtttttttaaagaatacatttgtaaatttattcaaagtaatttttggtaatataaataatttttatttatatttggcaataaactgaaataaaataagtttagttttttaatattttattttattttagctaggTGCCAAATATTGTGtacttaaaataaacattaactgaaataaaataaaatattaaaaactaaacTTATTTCAgctaatgtttattttaagtaattacgtttttttaaagaatacatttgtaaatttattcaaagtaatttttggtaatttaaataatttttatttatatttggcaacaagctgaaataaaacaagtttagttttttaatattttatatcagttcatgtttatttgaagtAATTAAAGAATACATTTGTAAATTTATTCAAAGTAATTTTtggtaatttaaataatttttatttatatttggcaacaagctgaaataaaacaagtttagttttttatattttattttatttcagttaatattaatgttaagtaaaaaaaaaacttctatggttttagtttttgttttagttgaaaatatacatttgttaaattctgatactggttaaattataatataataataatataattataatactgGTTAAATTCggaaattgaaataaagctgaaataaaataacaaatattagtctttaaatattaaacttgaAATGTTGCCTTAGCAAATAACTGACGTAAATGCATAATTTAAGTTGAAGAactaaaaaaattactaaaataataaaaagtaaagcTAAATAGagatatatacaaaaaaaagacaaaagtaaTAAAAGCGAATAATTATAAACACAATAATAgtgaataaataatactaaaatattaaacacGAACCCCAAGTGTAAGTAGAAGTAAAATGCCTGTGTATTATTTGAGGTGGTGTGAAGGAAGTGTCTCACTCTTTGCTACATTCTTTGAAGACGCGCCGCACTTCCAGCGACTGCCTGCAGAGGTCGCCGCTGTCCAGCCTGACGCCCAGCGGCCGATACTGCAGCTCATACAGAGCCAATGCGACAGCACAGAAACACAGCAAACCACTACTGCacgacatacacacacacacacacacacactacagtcATCTACAGTGAGATAAAACACAACTACACAATCACGTGTCTCTGGGAATGTCTTACCAGCTGACACTGTAGCTGTCAATCACAGGCATGAAGTTTTGAGGGTATGCGATGGCGTAAGACAGGAAGGCCGCCAGCTCGCCCTCTCGAATGAGGTTCGTCTTTGACCCCAATAGCTGGCAGACGCGACCCAGCCAGCCCTTCGCCAGACAGATGAAGTCAATAGGGCCGCCACCGCCACAGGGAGACAGAGTCTAACCAACCGAACACATGTAGACCAACATATacgctttttttaaaagaaggaatcaatatttttattcagcaaggatgcaaaagtgatacatttataatgttataaaagtaatatcatcatattagaatgatttctgaaggatcatgtgacactgaagactggagtaatgatgctgaaaattcagctttgatcacaggaataaattacactttactatatattcacatagaaaagatttattttacattataaaaatatttcacaatttttaatgtatttttgataataTAAATCCAGCTTTGGTGAACAGAAGagactaaaaacatttaaaaaatagtaCCAACCCCAGAATTAAACAGCATATTTGATCACAAACACTGAAATGTTTACCCACCTGTGGCCACACCTCTTCCAGCGAGGAAAAGGAAGTGACATAAGAGTGTGCCATGGTTCCCGCCACAGGAATGCCAAACAGACGCCCAGCGAGAGCATTACTTGTCAAATCAAAACCTGGAAAATCAAACAGTAGTTATTAGACCAGAAAGACTCGATAATATTGTTGGAAACCAGAATTCTTTGCTGGAAACACAttaagtgtgtttttgtgtcacTTACCACCAATGTATGTGTATCGGGAGGCGGTCAGGCCTCCGTCCGGACCCTGAGCTCTTCTGAGTCCCATCTCCATTAATCGACGTCTGGGACCTGCAGCCAAACGGAAACGAGCAGCATTGCTACACACCAAActgagaggagagagagtttCAAAGCATTCATTCGTTAATCGTTCAGTAAACTCGTCACCAACACAAACTATCGATTCCATTTTCCACCACAATAAATCccattttttagagtgagaCTGCAGTCAATAATTTGATCCCTTAAAGCTcttctttgatcaccaaaattgcatattttaatgttttttcctgtgaaaaaaatgtcttcatgtcttaaaatagcttgaatttAAATCTACACCTTTGCCTCATTAAGTATACGTGGATTaattaatatgcaaatgagcCCCGCCTCCATTCgctcacaccagctcagagatccactcggtcaacttactgaggtaaacgctgcacaatggcatcgctttttacaacatcggacacataacATAATTATGATTAGCCTTTAGattgactgttatcaaacagctaataatgtgttgctaatgttacacaaaccatgttcccgttcttcatatcagagtcagacagctgccttctaacaatcagtatccttagaaacactttgagcaactcagaacatcagtggagaaagacatgtcataatatacatcatatacccgccatattgctaaatcaaagactaaaataacacaagacatgtcactcgtattgttttgaatgggagaaagtgtaatgcgcaatatggcggaataagtcccgccttctaaataagagccaatcgccgactggtaaagtcatcgcgtcacttcagcggccgttagaatcaccggtttctatagaaacagtcagactcgagcctccgaagagacgcgcatttaggtttGTGCATGCGTGTtcgcttgatccagcctgaaaaatacagttttttttgtcatgattcgagcgtttagaaactacaTTTATGAgacggttgttgttagatttcattggtgatttcaaatatgaaatttaatcgtaaggttggcgaacagttttggagaatttgatgtttccccattcaaagtgattgcatgatgcccaggatgcctgagaggcatttcaaagatggccgccgagtgaaatgacttgtcttaaagggactttggctaAATGTacacgatttttcatatcaacagaaaaatataccgggaaaacctggcttctctcgagactccCCTCTAGTTCTCTGTTAATGATATGGTAAAGCCCGCTggcacgttgacgtgattggttaaaGGTAGTTTCAAACTagttttgagactgtctttctTTCAATGCGGTTTTAAgtagaaaatactcagcaatggtgttgattTGTGAATTTGAACATGgattgtcttaaagcatattaaaaacaccacatagacatttaaacaacattaaaaacttgattttcaccacaggggggaCTTTAAACCCCTAAATTTCAACTTGTGAAattttttccattgttgtttttaaaaaatatatttttgatttttaaaatttgatttattaagttaaaaaaaatgtattttatattttatttttaaatcatgaaactttatataaaaaaaaaatatatgtccCACATTTTCATGTCATGTCATCTTTGAGCGGCTCAAAAGTGTCGAAAattcggtagtgacatcattgggtaacactttacattaaggttccctttgtaaagggtttataaaggtgtttgttaatgagtaataagtcatttacaaatgcattataaatcattaataatgcagttataactgcatgaataaaaagggcgactttaatgcaatacctgccaaatagtgagCCGTTTTTAACTCACgtgttataaatgcttaataaatgtatttattaacacttaTAGTCACGgttgcacacaaacacaagatGTTAGGATCCAATTGCAGCATTTATTGTAGGGTAATCCAAAGTCGTAATCAGacaacaggcaagggtcaaaatccaagtAACAGTCCACAAAAACAGAAAGCCGGAGATacaaagtgcacgtaacaaaatataacaaaccacaaccaaggacagaaaccACTGaatataaatagacagacactaatgaggaaacacaaaacagctgggtgcaatgacatgggataatgagtccaggaggtgagttatgggtaatgaagtccaaaacagtgaaacaagagtccgggttggagtgccctctagaggcAGACAAGGGCACTCCCAGTAAAGATCATGACACTTATTTAACCCGAAACCAGATTCATGGTTTATTTAATGATGCAGCAAAAATTGACTATCATAATTAGACAGAAGGGTGTTGTATTTGTggatttcttattaatatctcatgaaTGCCACTTTTCTTACTATGTTGCTTACCAGAAGTTTCTGTCTTGCCCATGATACTCTCCAAAAAGGTCATGATGCCTATCCACAGCAGTGTATAAAAActgatttcttgttttttaaagaattccaactttattttgaaaataaaacataagataataaacataacttgatgagatattaataatgaaaaaataataattccagTATTAGTTAACTGTGAACCCTATTGTAGGGTGGACacttgtgaaccatttattcatgagttataaacattaataacctgtaaaagtgaaccttaatgtaaagtggaaacctgtgaaccatttatgggtaagacagaaacttctggtaagaaaagtggcagtcatgagatattaataagaaaagcacaaatacaacacccttcagtctaattatgatagtcaattttcatgaaataaACCAGGAATCTGGTTTTGGGTTAAAtaagtgttaataaatacatttattaagcatttataacatgtgagttaaaaatggctcactatttggcaggtattgcattaaagtcgccctttttattcatgcagttataactgctttattaatgatttataatgcatttgtaaatgacttattactcattaacaaacacctttataaaccctttacaaagggaaccttaatgtaaagtgttacccattgtTTCGGTAATGACAAAAGGAAACATAATCgtttatttgggggaaataaacaaaattttagtACAATTATACAAATCATTAGTGTTTTAGTATGCAAGTTAAATTGTGTCATGTGATGTGGTCACCaccaacacattactgtcactaccGAAAATGTGCAGTCACGACTGAAACATggatgttttgtcaaaaataaagtatattgaatgaTTAACTAAGATGTTATGATAGTgtttattcaaactaatgaatccttcactttgaaatcagtaTGATAAACTTTATGCCTTCTACAAAGAAAAattggattaaaaatacagcaaatctcataaattacacttgaaatattgttaaaattgtaattgttattaatttacctgtgaaaactttttaataaaatagcaaaaactatatttacaaggtagatgtaaacaaaatcttaataggtcaatgtgacccttcttattaaattatttatgattgtgtttcggtagtgacaaatttggggagaggaaaaatatttcaaaactttctgaaaatacaatatgagaattaactgTACAATTACCTCggatattatacaatttgcatACAAACAAAAGTTGTGGAAAAAGACATTCTGTAGAATGGCCCATTGCATTGCATAATGAATGAATGTCATTTAATATAATGCTGTAATCtatgtgtttttgtatttacCTGGCGTAGTTCACCAGGCAGAGCAGGCTGGTCTCCAGCAGCTGAACTACAGCCAGCGGTCCAGATACTTCCAACAGAGGAACCTAAAAACATGAATTACAGACACAGGAACTCAACCTCCTGTAGCAGAAGACCAGATTACCCTTGACCTCTGAATCGCTCACATACTCTGGCGAAGACGACGGATCCCTCAGGTAACGCTGACACAGACACAGCCGAACAGTCCAGCTCCTTCAGATATGTGAAAAAGGCAGCGTCTGTGTTCGCCGGGAGAACGGAGCGCAAATACTCCACATCTGAAACACACGAGATGATGCTGAGCTGATGAGCAGACAGAATGTGATACAGTAGAACTCATTTCCATGGACTTTGCTTGCATGAATCATGTTGCAACCACTGACTTGCAGATAACACCATCAGACTGCGAAATGCATGTCAAGAAACAAGCGCATATCTACAAACGTGTGTTGGGTGTGTTGATCAGTAAATCAAGGGCACGTGAGTCTACTCTGTAGTGTGATTACGTAGTACACAGGACTGTGGTGTTCTGATCTAGGCACAGGTTCATTTGCATTCATGGCATACATTCCTTTTAGAATGCATACATACATTCCTGTCATTGTCCAACTGGAAGACCGTCTCAAAACCTAGGGAGCCTAACTAGACCGCATTTTCAGGCATTGCAGGAGTCAGCTGAGCCCAAATATGCTGCAAAATCACTTGCTTTCGAGATGGCAGCTTATTAGGTTAGTGATGCATTTCCAAAACTTCACTGTACTCATCAGATCACAAGGGTTTGAGTCAGCTGTGTAGACAGCATACTAGGTTTTGAGATGCATGCCCAGAAAAACTGTTTAGGTATTCAGTTAACTAGGTTTTAAGACATGCCAAAAATGCTGTCTATGCAGTCATCACAAAGTTTTGTGAATGCTGTTTAGTTAGGCAGCATACTAGGTTTTGAGATGCATGATGTAGTCAGTGCACAAGGTTTTAAAACACATGCCAAAAATGCTGTCTAGTTAGGCAGCATACTAAGTTTTGAGATGCATGCCCACAAAAACTGTTTAGGTTTTAAGACATGCCAAAACATGCTGTCTATGCAGTCATCGCAAAGTTTTAAAACACTGTCAAAAGCTTCCTGCTTACTAGACAGCATACTAGGTTTTGAGATATATGCCCCCAAAAAATGTTTAGGTAGTCATTTcacttgtttttaaaagatatgcCTAACTAATGCTGTCTAGTGGTATGATGTAGTCAGGGCACTTTGTAGACTGCATACTAGGTTAAGATGCATGCCAAAAAAAGCTGTTTGATCAGGGATTTTACTTGGTTTTAAGACGTATACCTGACAAATGCTGTTTAGCATACTAGATTTTGAGATGCATGATGTAGTCAGTGCACTAGGTTTTAGACACATACCAAAAATGCTGTCTAGTTATGCATCATACTAGGTTTTGAGATGCTTTcccaaaaaaaaactgtttaggTAGTGGGCCACTAGGTTTTAAGACGTGCCAAAAAAAGCTATCTATGCAGTCATCAAGTTTTGTGACACTGTCAAAAACAGCATATGTAGACAGCATACTAGGTTTTGAGATGCATAGCCAAAAAAGCTGTTTAGTTTTTAAGACATATGCCTGACAAATGCTCTTTAGTTAGGCAGCATACTAGGTTTTGAGATGTATGATGTAGTTAGTGCACTCTGTAGACTCCATACTAGGTTAAGATGCATGCCCAAAAAAGCTGTTTGAGCAGGTAGCTTACTTGGTTTTAAGACACATGCTCAACAAATGCTGTTTAGTTAAGAAGCTTACTGTGTTTTGAGATGCATGATGTAGTCAGTGCACTAGGTTTTTAGACACATGCCAAAAATGCTGTCTAGTTATGCAGCATACTAGGTTTTGAGATGCTTGCCCACAAAAACTGTTTAGGTAGTTGGTCACTAGGTTTTAAGACGTGCCAAAAAATGCTATCTATGCAGTCATCGCAAGTTTTGTGACACTGTCAAAAACTGCCTATGTAGACAGCATACTAGGTTTTGAGATGCATAGCCAAAAAAGCTGTTTAGGTAGTCATTTCATTTGGTTTTAAGACATATGCCTAACTAATGTTGTCTAGTTAGGCAGCATACTAGGTTTTGAGATGTATGATGTAGTTAGTGCACTAGGTTTTGAGACACAGGCCAAAAATGCTGCCTAGTTAGGTAGCATACTACGTTTTTGAGATGCATGCCCAAAACTGCTGTTTGGGTAGTGAGCTCACTTGGTTTTAAGACATATGCTCAACAAATGCTGTCTAGTTTGGCAGCATACTAGGTTTTGAGATGTAGTTAGTGCACTATGTAGACTGCATACTAGGTTAAGATGCATGCCCCCAAAAAGCTGTTTGAGCAGGGAGCTTACTTGGTTTTAAAGACATATGCCTGACAAATGCTGTTTAGTTAGGCAGTATACTAGGTTTTGAGATGCATGATGTAGTCAGTGCACTAGGTTTTAAGACACATGCCAAAAATGCTGCCTAGTTAGGTAGCATACTACGTTTTTGAGATGCATGCCCAAAACCGCTGTTTGGGTAGTGAGCTCACTTGGTTTTAAGACATATGCTCAACAAATGCTGTCTAGTTTGGCAGCATACTAGGTTTTGAGATGTAGTGAGTGCACTATGTAGACTGCATACTAGGTTAAGATGCATGCCCAAAAAAGCTGTTTAAGTAGGGAGCTTACTTGGTTTTAAGACATATGCCTGACAAATGCTATTTAGTTAGGCAGCATACTAGGTTTTGAGATGCATGTAGTCAGTGCACTAGGTTTTAAGACACATGCCAAAAATGCTGTCTAGTTAGGCAGCATACTAAGTTTTGAGATGCATGCCCACAAAAACTGTTTAGGTTTTAAgacatgcaaaaaaaatgctgtctatGCAGTCATTGCAAAGTTTTAAAACACTGTCAAAAGCTGCCTGCCTACTAGACAGCATACTAGGTTTTGAGATGTATGCACAAAAAACCTTTTGAGTAGGGAGCTTACTTGGTTTTAAGACATATGCCTGACAAATGCTGTTTAGTTAGGCAGCATACTAGGTTTTAAGACACATGCCAAAAAAAGCTGTCTAGTTATGCAGCATACTAGGTTTTGGACCACATGCTGTATAGGGAGCTCACTAGACATgcccaaaaattctgtgttcTTGGGCAGCATACTAGTTTTTGAGACTCATTCCAAGTATGTATGCAGTACACATGCTCACCGTCATCTGAGAAAGTGAAGTTTTGCAGGAACAGCAAACAGTCGCTCAGACCCGCAAAGAGCGAAAATCCTCCGCCGAACGGGTTATCCCTGAAAAACAGTTCGAACACGGCAGGCTCGTTGTGTCTGCCCGCGCGCCAGTACGCGTACGCCATGGTGAATTGGTACAAATCCGTGAGAAGCGGCGGAACCCGGTTGAGCACGGAGCGCTCGAGCGCCGCACGCGCTTCATTTCTCTCACATGTCGCCATTTTCAGTCCAGTTGATAgggttgtttttgttgtgcAACATGCAGTATTGGTGTTTCCTGTCTTTCCTTTAGTATCTGGCGTCTCCCACCATGCTCACGTGTAACCGGGTGACCCTTTACACGGTTACATGATTCCTGCTAGTATTCAGTCTCCGCCCAACATGTGTTCTTCAGTCACTGATGTGTTTGTAAACTGGTGAGAGGTTTCAACACTTCCACACACTGTATGATCCTGAAGGTTTATTTGCATGCTAGGAAGATGGTACATAATAAACATACATACTAAAGTACCACTTTAGcacacttatttatttatttatttatttttttaagtgtcAATAATTTAGATCAGGGATTATTTTTTAACTATGAAGCCCCTAAAAGGTCGCGGAGATGGAAAAAAatagatgggaggaaaaatcagctatatttcattgtttttgcGTTCTCTTGCGTTTCCGACTTTGCATCACTCGCAAAACtttgcattctctcgcaaaTGTATTATGTGTTTCTTCTCCAAGAAACTTTTCATCGCTTTTAATACATTTGCGTTTTCTaacaaatgttttgcgttcctaCAACTAACTTTACATTCGCTCTCTAAACGTTTGCGTTCTATCGGCAATCTATTCTGTTCCCGTAacaaactttgcgttctctcgcaaatttattaaagggatagttcacccaaaaatttaaattctgtcatcatttattcagcctcaggttgttccaaacctgtataaatctCTTTGTACTGCTAAACGCataagaaagtttgtaaccaggccactttgggccaccattgacttccatagtaggaaaaaaaatactatgaaagtcaatggtgGCCCAAAGCGGCCTGGTTAAAATctttcttccaaatatcttcttttgttttcaacagaacaaagaaaaatatacaagtttggaacaacctgagggtgagtaaatgatgacagaattttcatttttgggtgaactaaccaagAAACTTTTCATGGCTTTTAAAACTTTTGCGTTTTCTCACAACTGTTTTGCTTTACAATAAACTTTACATTCGCTCTCTAAATGTTTGCATTCTATCGGCAATCTATTCCGTTCCTATAACGAACTTTGCGTTCTCTGGCAAATGTATTAAGCTTCTTCTCCAAGAAACTTTTAATcgcttttaaaatgtttgcgTTTTCTcgaaaatgttttgcatttacCCAAGAAACTTTACATTCGCTCTCAAAACGTTTGCGTTCTATTGGCAATCTCATCCATTCCCATAAGAAACCTTTTTTCCGTTAGcaaaactttgcgttctctcgcaaatgtATTACGTTTGTTCTCCAATAAACTTTTCATTGCTTTTAAAGTGTTTGCGTTTTCTCGCAAATGTTTTGTGTTCCCAAGAAACTTTACATTTGCTctcaaaacttttgcgttctaTTAGCAATCTATTCCGTTCCCATGAGAAATTTTGCATCACTTGcaaaactttgcgttctctcgcataTGTATTCCATTTCTTCTCAAAATTTGGGCTCAATCTGAAAACTTTTGCTTGCAAATGCTTTGAAATATAGTTTCtattcccactttatattatttccatcacaaaagtttttttctttaattggTTTATTCAGGTAATGCTAACATTttgagagaatgcaaaagcattgaaatataattttcctcccatctcattttTTACATCACCTAATTTATTTACTTTCAAGTCaccttaattttaagttaagttTTCAACAATTTAGTAAACAaattccatctttttaaaaaacaaacaaggggtttatttcgactttttatttttgaatcattttacatttttataaattaattgaTTGATACTTTTTCATCAACTTTTGCACCCCCTGCAATTTCCTCCAGGGTTGTAAATAACAGTTAAAAATTAGTTATAATAGTAAAGCCATCAAAAGATGGAAATGACACAAATGTTGTTAGTACTGATGCCTAACGGAACAGTTTAGtggtgttttatttgtttattgattTAGGTGATCAGCAGCATCCATTACATTCACGCTCATTGGACGTTCTGCTAAGCATCTCTGTTTGTTCTGTatggaaaaacaaaatcataCGGGTTTGGGATGaattgagggtgagtgaatgatgacagaacaaCAAACATTAAGAAATCAAACCAGCCATAAGacacaatatatacatttaattcaGCAGTATGTTCAGAATATACATTAATAACAGCAGGATTTTAATGGTCACAATCTACATTACTCAAGAAACTTTTCATCAACTTTAGTGTTTTCTCGCAAATGTATTGTGTTCCCCCAacaaactttgcattcactctcaaaatgtttgcgtttatcagcaataaatgtgttcagcaGGATTTGAATGGTCTCAATCTACTTGTAGATTGATTGAATCATCTTGAATCTTTTTGAACAGGAAAATGTTTCGCCAACTCTTTCGTTAGAGTGTGTCGATGCCCCGCCCAGGTGAAATGAGTGGGCTGTCCTGTACTCTCCTGACCCGCGGCGTACTCAAAGTGGGCACTCAGCTCGATGGCCAACGCCGATCGTACCAACCCCACCCCTCCGCCCCGCTCGGGTCCGGGATGGTACAGTCTGCCGCTGGCCGGCTGCATGAAGAGAGATTCTGGGCGGAACGGAACGGTCAGTTTAGCTCCGCCCCCACAGTATGACAGGCGCTCCTCGTGCCCCGCCTCCGATAACAGGTGCGTGAAAACAATGGGCTGATCTTCACAGCGCAGGAAGTTGCGTTCACGTCCGCAGAGCGAGAGGAAGGGGAAGTCCTGTTGATAACGGCCACTCTGGTTCAACTTCAGACGACTGAAGAAGAAAACTAAGAAGTGCTGGTCTAATAGAGACAGAACACACAGAACAGTAATGTTGCATTAAAACTCAGAGCTGGTCGATTTGATTCAAACTCATTATTATAAAACAGTATGTTCAAacataatgtttaaataaacatttcccAAACTTTTATGTCAGCTAAACTCCTTATATGTGaaatatttacttgaagtaCCCCTAATATttatgttggcttgagaaagatCATACTGATCTACTAaagctttttattattattttgagactaaaatttctaaatgctactcctcctagagctttcaAACTACATCCACCAAACTCGggtcagaccttcagactgttctgctGGCAATCTGTTAAATATGCTAGCAACAGGCTaataatgctaacaacatgttaatacatgctagcaatgtgttataACATGTTGCTATCatgttaacaatatttaaaCATACTAGCCACGTTAAATCGTTTGAGAAGTATGCTAGCAAAAATGTTAATCATGCTGACAAAAtgctaatcatgctagcaaacatgttaaaacatgctagcaatgtgttaaaacatgctagcaacaggttaatcatgttaacatgttaaaacatgctagcaacatgctata
Above is a window of Megalobrama amblycephala isolate DHTTF-2021 linkage group LG11, ASM1881202v1, whole genome shotgun sequence DNA encoding:
- the naprt gene encoding nicotinate phosphoribosyltransferase isoform X1, with amino-acid sequence MATCERNEARAALERSVLNRVPPLLTDLYQFTMAYAYWRAGRHNEPAVFELFFRDNPFGGGFSLFAGLSDCLLFLQNFTFSDDDVEYLRSVLPANTDAAFFTYLKELDCSAVSVSALPEGSVVFARVPLLEVSGPLAVVQLLETSLLCLVNYASLVCSNAARFRLAAGPRRRLMEMGLRRAQGPDGGLTASRYTYIGGFDLTSNALAGRLFGIPVAGTMAHSYVTSFSSLEEVWPQTLSPCGGGGPIDFICLAKGWLGRVCQLLGSKTNLIREGELAAFLSYAIAYPQNFMPVIDSYSVSCSGLLCFCAVALALYELQYRPLGVRLDSGDLCRQSLEVRRVFKECSKEFSVPQFESLIIIGTNSISEQSLSELNKKDNEIDVVGVGTHLVTCTRQPSLGCVYKLIEVRGRPRMKMSEDPEKSTLPGRKSVYRLLDTDAHPQMDLVCLSEEPAPKAGVSLNYYPLGLDKTVQSITPAQVTSLRLDVFTCGQITCPLNSASESRERAQISLQTLHPQHKRLQEPHDYTVALSERLHSLVSDITKGNSKGSNFLLSN
- the naprt gene encoding nicotinate phosphoribosyltransferase isoform X2, coding for MATCERNEARAALERSVLNRVPPLLTDLYQFTMAYAYWRAGRHNEPAVFELFFRDNPFGGGFSLFAGLSDCLLFLQNFTFSDDDVEYLRSVLPANTDAAFFTYLKELDCSAVSVSALPEGSVVFARVPLLEVSGPLAVVQLLETSLLCLVNYASLVCSNAARFRLAAGPRRRLMEMGLRRAQGPDGGLTASRYTYIGGFDLTSNALAGRLFGIPVAGTMAHSYVTSFSSLEEVWPQTLSPCGGGGPIDFICLAKGWLGRVCQLLGSKTNLIREGELAAFLSYAIAYPQNFMPVIDSYSVSCGLLCFCAVALALYELQYRPLGVRLDSGDLCRQSLEVRRVFKECSKEFSVPQFESLIIIGTNSISEQSLSELNKKDNEIDVVGVGTHLVTCTRQPSLGCVYKLIEVRGRPRMKMSEDPEKSTLPGRKSVYRLLDTDAHPQMDLVCLSEEPAPKAGVSLNYYPLGLDKTVQSITPAQVTSLRLDVFTCGQITCPLNSASESRERAQISLQTLHPQHKRLQEPHDYTVALSERLHSLVSDITKGNSKGSNFLLSN
- the lg11h8orf82 gene encoding UPF0598 protein C8orf82 homolog encodes the protein MRFVNRLFSPQWRLFCRDVSSYTQGQSPEARIREYFYYIDHQGQLFLDDTKVKNFVTCFKDQHFLVFFFSRLKLNQSGRYQQDFPFLSLCGRERNFLRCEDQPIVFTHLLSEAGHEERLSYCGGGAKLTVPFRPESLFMQPASGRLYHPGPERGGGVGLVRSALAIELSAHFEYAAGQESTGQPTHFTWAGHRHTLTKELAKHFPVQKDSR